The following are encoded together in the Falsiruegeria litorea R37 genome:
- a CDS encoding glycerophosphodiester phosphodiesterase family protein, which translates to MRHTLARAALILCPTLALAVGDNEQQVSAPAISYGDRPAYLIDKLPEGALKTKLRSCEGQTPKRSLFSIGHRGAPMQYPEHTVESNVAAARMGAGILECDVTFTKDHELVCRHAQNDLHTTTNILVSDLADTCVVPFTPADGDTPATAECRTSELTLEQFRMLTPKMDSADKSATTAEAFQGGVAPWRSTLYTDGAASMTHAESIALFRDLGAKFTPELKSPAVEMPHDGFSQADYAQKLIDEYKAAGVPAKDVWAQSFNLDDVLYWIENEPEFGKQAVFLDASYRINGFVHTDPATFPHDFADLKAKGVNYIAPPLWMLLSVEDGKMVPSAWAKAAKKADLKIITWTLERSGPLAHGGGWYFQSVKDLTTDDSMYLQVLDVLAQDVGVEGVFSDWPATVTYYANCMGL; encoded by the coding sequence ATGCGCCATACCCTGGCCCGCGCCGCACTGATCCTGTGTCCCACCCTCGCCCTTGCCGTGGGCGACAACGAACAGCAGGTGAGCGCACCCGCAATCAGCTATGGTGACCGCCCTGCCTATCTGATCGACAAGCTGCCCGAGGGGGCGCTCAAGACCAAGCTCAGATCCTGCGAAGGACAGACGCCCAAGCGCAGTCTTTTCTCCATCGGTCACCGCGGCGCACCGATGCAATACCCTGAACATACAGTAGAATCCAACGTTGCCGCCGCCCGCATGGGGGCCGGCATCCTGGAATGCGACGTGACCTTTACCAAGGATCATGAGTTGGTCTGCCGCCATGCCCAGAACGATCTGCACACCACCACCAACATCCTGGTGAGCGACTTGGCGGACACATGTGTCGTCCCCTTCACGCCCGCAGATGGCGACACGCCTGCGACGGCCGAGTGCCGCACATCCGAGCTGACATTGGAGCAGTTTCGCATGCTCACGCCCAAGATGGACAGCGCCGACAAAAGCGCCACCACGGCCGAAGCTTTCCAAGGCGGCGTCGCCCCGTGGCGGAGCACGCTCTATACCGACGGCGCAGCCAGCATGACCCATGCCGAATCCATCGCGCTGTTCCGCGATCTGGGCGCCAAGTTCACGCCCGAGCTGAAATCGCCCGCTGTCGAGATGCCTCATGACGGCTTCAGCCAGGCGGATTACGCACAAAAGCTGATCGACGAGTACAAGGCCGCCGGAGTTCCGGCAAAGGACGTCTGGGCGCAATCTTTCAACCTTGACGACGTTCTGTACTGGATTGAAAATGAACCAGAATTCGGCAAGCAGGCCGTATTCCTGGATGCCTCCTATCGGATCAACGGGTTCGTCCATACCGATCCTGCGACCTTCCCCCACGACTTTGCCGATTTGAAAGCCAAGGGTGTCAACTACATTGCGCCGCCGCTTTGGATGCTGCTGAGCGTCGAGGACGGCAAAATGGTGCCCTCGGCCTGGGCTAAAGCCGCCAAAAAAGCTGACTTGAAGATCATTACCTGGACGCTGGAGCGTTCGGGCCCGCTGGCACATGGTGGCGGCTGGTATTTCCAATCGGTCAAGGATTTGACCACCGATGACAGCATGTATCTGCAGGTTCTGGATGTGCTGGCACAGGATGTGGGCGTCGAGGGCGTGTTCTCGGACTGGCCCGCCACGGTAACCTATTATGCCAATTGCATGGGCCTCTGA
- a CDS encoding SUF system Fe-S cluster assembly protein, translating into MTHSTEPMEGAPLIAPSSVNHPLYDAVVDACRSVYDPEIPVNIYELGLIYTIDINEENEVRVIMTLTAPGCPVAGEMPGWVADAVDPLPGVKQVDVELTWEPPWGMEMMSDEARLELGFM; encoded by the coding sequence ATGACCCATTCGACCGAACCCATGGAAGGCGCACCGCTGATTGCGCCGTCCTCTGTCAATCACCCGCTTTATGACGCCGTGGTGGATGCCTGCCGGAGCGTGTATGACCCGGAAATCCCGGTCAATATCTATGAACTTGGCCTGATCTACACCATTGACATCAATGAAGAAAACGAGGTCCGGGTGATCATGACCCTGACCGCGCCCGGTTGCCCTGTCGCCGGTGAAATGCCCGGCTGGGTGGCTGACGCCGTTGACCCGCTGCCCGGTGTAAAACAGGTCGATGTCGAACTGACGTGGGAGCCGCCCTGGGGCATGGAGATGATGTCGGACGAGGCCCGGCTCGAGCTGGGCTTCATGTAA
- a CDS encoding ATP-dependent nuclease, with protein MIESIELTCGPTHVSDPVKWNQRPGLTIFVGPNNSGKSALLDDLYNWWPTRGSTKRSSLNDVQLTPFQPSMFEEHPKFRGSNDKDSIVHSGTNATRAMWAHQFERYWGDHEAREFRLDLSIWMNGTNRLDMLTDETDADLQSPTTPLARLLADDDRRAEFQAAVFSGLNHFPIVDWITEYGTLNLAFSPDKPDVKVEKSFTPEMQEYLAQSNLSSRASSGFKAYTGILGTLYATDYKLILIDEPEAFLHPPLARTLGKQVAEQAKDRHVFVATHSADFLMGAVDSGASVRVVRLQYQDGVATACMLDSEDLKQFMTDPLLRSSNVLSGLFAQSVIVAEADTDRNFYQEINNRLLAEGDGRGIENAVFLNAHEKSTVPRIVAMLRKMGVPTAGIVDVDVVADRSGAWTNQLRAVGIPSSMHSELSCERKTILHNMKENSSDPTGKSYKNEGAIDLLSNGELKAARSWLRELANFGLFVVPIGELEHWLPELEVREKGRPWLGKIFSKMGSDPKAPDYIHPAKGDVWDFIADCNAWLTNPARQGMGGVE; from the coding sequence ATGATCGAAAGCATTGAACTCACCTGCGGCCCCACGCACGTTTCCGACCCCGTGAAATGGAACCAGCGCCCCGGCCTGACAATTTTCGTTGGCCCCAACAACTCCGGCAAAAGCGCCCTGCTGGACGATTTGTACAACTGGTGGCCAACCAGAGGAAGCACCAAGCGGTCGTCGTTAAACGACGTCCAACTAACGCCATTTCAGCCATCTATGTTTGAAGAACACCCGAAATTTCGTGGAAGCAATGATAAGGACAGCATCGTGCACAGTGGCACTAATGCGACGCGCGCTATGTGGGCCCACCAATTCGAACGCTACTGGGGGGATCATGAAGCCCGCGAATTTCGACTCGATCTGAGCATCTGGATGAACGGCACCAACCGTTTGGACATGTTGACCGACGAAACAGACGCAGACTTGCAATCCCCAACAACGCCGCTCGCGCGTCTTCTGGCGGACGACGACCGCCGAGCGGAATTCCAAGCGGCCGTATTCTCGGGCCTCAATCACTTTCCAATCGTGGATTGGATCACAGAATACGGAACACTGAACCTCGCCTTTTCACCCGACAAACCCGATGTGAAGGTTGAAAAGTCGTTCACCCCCGAGATGCAGGAATACCTGGCCCAATCCAACCTGTCTTCCCGAGCCAGTAGCGGCTTCAAGGCATACACGGGTATCTTGGGAACCCTCTACGCCACCGACTACAAGCTCATCCTGATCGATGAGCCCGAGGCGTTTCTTCACCCGCCACTTGCGCGAACGCTGGGGAAACAAGTCGCCGAGCAAGCCAAGGACCGGCACGTCTTCGTTGCCACTCACAGCGCCGATTTCCTGATGGGTGCGGTGGATTCCGGTGCGTCAGTTAGAGTTGTCCGGCTGCAATATCAAGACGGAGTTGCTACGGCCTGCATGTTGGACAGCGAAGACCTGAAACAGTTCATGACCGATCCTCTGCTGCGGTCTTCCAATGTACTGTCCGGCCTTTTCGCCCAATCCGTCATCGTAGCCGAAGCCGACACCGACCGTAACTTCTATCAGGAAATCAACAACCGTCTCTTGGCCGAAGGTGATGGCCGGGGCATCGAAAACGCGGTATTCCTGAATGCGCATGAAAAATCCACTGTACCCCGTATCGTCGCAATGCTTCGAAAAATGGGCGTCCCGACTGCTGGCATTGTCGATGTGGACGTGGTCGCGGACAGAAGCGGTGCTTGGACCAATCAGTTGAGAGCTGTCGGCATTCCTTCTTCGATGCATTCCGAACTATCATGCGAGCGGAAAACTATCCTCCATAACATGAAAGAAAACAGCTCGGATCCAACAGGAAAGAGCTACAAAAACGAAGGCGCAATAGACCTGCTGAGCAACGGAGAGCTCAAAGCTGCGCGATCGTGGCTTCGAGAACTGGCCAACTTTGGCCTGTTCGTCGTTCCGATCGGTGAGTTGGAGCATTGGCTGCCCGAACTTGAAGTCCGAGAAAAAGGTCGACCCTGGCTTGGCAAGATATTCTCAAAGATGGGAAGCGATCCCAAGGCACCCGACTACATCCACCCCGCCAAAGGCGACGTCTGGGACTTCATCGCGGATTGCAATGCGTGGCTGACCAATCCCGCGCGTCAGGGGATGGGTGGGGTTGAATAG
- a CDS encoding SPFH domain-containing protein: MTEDQILGLITQNIVLVLGAIFIVVIILKGIKIVPQSEKYVVERFGRLHSVLGPGINFIVPFLDVARHKISILERQLPNATQDAITKDNVLVQIDTSVFYRILEPEKTVYRIRDVDGAIATTVAGIVRAEIGKMDLDEVQSNRAQLIGQIQHSVETAVDDWGIEVTRAEILDVNLDQATRDAMLQQLNAERARRAQVTEAEGQKRSVELQADAELYAAEQTAKARRIQAEAEAYATEVVAKAIAENGIEAAQYQVALKQVESLNALGNGSGKQTIVLPANAIEAFGDAFKMLKGGK, from the coding sequence ATGACCGAAGACCAAATCCTTGGCCTGATCACCCAGAACATCGTTCTGGTGCTGGGCGCCATCTTTATCGTGGTCATCATCCTCAAAGGCATCAAGATCGTGCCCCAGTCCGAGAAATACGTGGTTGAACGCTTTGGCCGCCTGCACTCGGTGCTTGGCCCCGGCATCAACTTCATCGTCCCGTTTCTGGACGTGGCCCGCCACAAGATCTCGATCCTAGAACGCCAGCTGCCCAACGCCACCCAGGACGCCATCACCAAGGACAACGTCCTGGTGCAGATCGACACTTCGGTGTTCTACCGCATCCTTGAGCCGGAAAAGACCGTCTACCGCATCCGCGACGTCGATGGTGCCATCGCCACCACTGTGGCGGGCATCGTGCGCGCCGAGATCGGCAAGATGGATCTGGATGAGGTGCAATCCAACCGCGCCCAGCTGATCGGGCAGATCCAGCACTCGGTCGAAACCGCTGTTGATGATTGGGGCATCGAAGTCACCCGCGCCGAGATCCTGGACGTGAACCTGGATCAGGCCACCCGCGACGCCATGCTACAACAGCTTAACGCCGAACGCGCCCGTCGTGCCCAGGTGACCGAGGCCGAAGGCCAGAAACGCTCGGTCGAGCTGCAGGCCGACGCCGAGCTGTACGCCGCCGAACAAACCGCCAAGGCTCGCCGCATCCAGGCCGAGGCCGAAGCCTATGCCACCGAGGTCGTGGCCAAGGCCATCGCCGAAAACGGCATCGAAGCGGCGCAGTATCAGGTCGCCCTGAAACAGGTGGAATCGCTCAACGCGCTTGGCAATGGCTCCGGCAAGCAAACCATCGTCCTGCCCGCCAACGCGATCGAGGCATTTGGCGACGCCTTCAAGATGCTGAAAGGGGGCAAATGA
- a CDS encoding nucleoside hydrolase: MKLIIDTDPGIDDAMAIAYAHAAPDIDLLGLTTVFGNTHVAQSSRNARYLLNLLWAELPVATGAALPYGAGTYQPSAYVHGDEGFGHFTDVPQIGVDHHLSAAEYLVEMARAHRGALSVCAIGPLTNIADAIRLDPAFLGNLAQLVIMGGAVFCPGNITAHAEANIYHDAQAAAEVLGAEGNVVLVGLDVTLQTLYRAQDFEELARASKTTGGFLQEISRFYLEFYQSVAGEDGCGLHDSTAVIACTHPHLFEMVETGVQVDVAGEAVGATRAVESGPKIRVCRDIDGDAVVDLFTRQVASLP; encoded by the coding sequence ATGAAACTGATCATCGACACCGATCCGGGCATCGACGATGCCATGGCGATTGCTTATGCCCATGCTGCTCCGGACATTGACCTGTTGGGGCTGACCACTGTGTTCGGCAACACCCATGTGGCGCAATCAAGTCGCAATGCCCGCTATCTGCTGAACCTGTTGTGGGCTGAACTGCCCGTGGCGACAGGGGCGGCTTTGCCGTATGGGGCCGGGACTTATCAACCATCGGCTTATGTGCATGGGGATGAGGGGTTCGGGCATTTCACGGATGTGCCGCAGATCGGTGTGGATCATCACTTGTCCGCGGCCGAATATCTGGTCGAGATGGCGCGGGCCCATCGCGGGGCGCTATCGGTCTGTGCCATCGGACCGCTGACGAACATCGCGGATGCGATCCGGTTGGATCCTGCATTTCTGGGCAATCTGGCGCAGTTGGTGATCATGGGCGGGGCAGTGTTCTGTCCGGGTAACATCACTGCCCATGCCGAGGCGAATATCTATCATGACGCACAAGCGGCGGCTGAGGTGCTGGGGGCAGAGGGGAACGTGGTTCTGGTGGGGCTCGACGTGACCCTGCAGACGCTCTACCGCGCGCAGGACTTTGAAGAGTTGGCGCGGGCGTCCAAGACCACTGGCGGGTTCTTGCAGGAAATCTCGCGCTTCTATCTGGAGTTCTACCAGAGCGTTGCGGGTGAGGATGGCTGTGGATTGCACGATTCCACAGCCGTGATCGCCTGCACCCATCCGCATCTGTTCGAGATGGTCGAGACGGGCGTGCAGGTTGATGTAGCGGGTGAGGCCGTGGGGGCGACGCGGGCGGTAGAGAGCGGCCCCAAGATCCGCGTTTGCCGCGACATTGACGGGGATGCTGTGGTCGATCTGTTTACGCGGCAGGTGGCCAGCCTGCCGTGA
- the tgt gene encoding tRNA guanosine(34) transglycosylase Tgt, producing MTERFSFDLKATDGKARTGVINTPRGEIRTPAFMPVGTAATVKAMMPESVRATGADILLGNTYHLMLRPTAERIDRLGGLHKFMNWDRPILTDSGGFQVMSLAGLRKLTEKGVTFKSHVDGSKHELTPERSMEIQRLLGSDIVMCFDECPALPADRDRIAESMRLSMRWAARSKEAFGDRPGYALFGIQQGGLETDFREESSEALKEIGFDGYAVGGLAVGEGQEAMFGCLDHAPDHLPQDKPRYLMGVGKPDDIVGAVARGIDMMDCVLPSRSGRTGQVFTRHGVVNIKNARHADDPRPLDEQCTCPACANYSRAYLHHVYRSNEMISGMLLTWHNLHYFQEIMAGMRDAIAAGTFEAWQAEFHAQRAQGDIEPL from the coding sequence ATGACCGAGCGTTTCTCATTCGATTTGAAAGCCACTGACGGCAAGGCCCGCACCGGTGTGATCAACACGCCGCGTGGAGAGATACGCACGCCTGCTTTCATGCCCGTGGGGACGGCGGCGACGGTCAAGGCGATGATGCCGGAAAGCGTGCGCGCCACGGGGGCGGACATTCTGCTGGGCAATACCTATCACTTGATGCTGCGGCCCACGGCCGAGCGCATCGACCGCCTGGGAGGTTTGCACAAGTTCATGAATTGGGACCGGCCCATTCTGACGGACAGTGGCGGGTTTCAGGTGATGTCGCTGGCGGGGCTGCGCAAGCTTACGGAAAAGGGTGTGACCTTCAAGAGCCATGTAGACGGATCCAAGCATGAGCTGACGCCGGAACGCTCGATGGAGATACAGCGGCTGTTGGGCAGTGACATCGTGATGTGTTTTGACGAATGCCCCGCACTGCCTGCGGACCGGGACCGGATCGCCGAGAGCATGCGGCTGTCGATGCGCTGGGCGGCGCGGTCGAAAGAGGCCTTTGGTGACCGGCCGGGGTATGCTCTGTTTGGTATCCAGCAGGGTGGGTTGGAGACGGATTTCCGCGAAGAAAGCTCTGAGGCTCTGAAAGAGATTGGGTTTGATGGCTATGCGGTCGGTGGGCTAGCTGTTGGCGAGGGGCAGGAGGCCATGTTTGGGTGTCTGGACCATGCCCCGGACCATCTGCCCCAGGACAAGCCACGCTATCTGATGGGGGTGGGCAAGCCCGATGACATCGTCGGCGCGGTGGCGCGGGGCATCGACATGATGGACTGTGTGTTACCGTCCCGCTCGGGGCGGACGGGGCAGGTGTTTACACGGCACGGCGTGGTCAACATCAAGAACGCGCGCCATGCGGATGACCCGCGTCCTTTGGATGAGCAGTGCACATGCCCGGCCTGTGCGAACTACTCGCGCGCCTATCTGCATCATGTGTATCGGTCGAACGAGATGATCTCGGGGATGCTGTTGACCTGGCACAACCTGCATTATTTTCAGGAGATCATGGCGGGCATGCGCGATGCGATTGCGGCTGGAACGTTTGAGGCCTGGCAGGCGGAATTCCATGCGCAGCGGGCGCAGGGGGATATCGAGCCTTTGTGA
- the lon gene encoding endopeptidase La: protein MQEPLNSSYPVLPLRDIVVFPHMIVPLFVGREKSVRALEEVMQDDKQILLSSQIDPSVDDPEQDGIFKAGVLANVLQLLKLPDGTVKVLVEGQARVRITDFLENDAFFEARAEYLTEMPGDVTTTEALLRSVGDEFERYAKVRKNIPEEALAAVGEATEPAKLADLVSGHLGLEVEQKQELLETLSVSERLEKVYGLMQGEMSVLQVEKKIKTRVKSQMEKTQREYYLNEQMKAIQKELGDGEDGGNEVAELEAKIAETKLSKEAREKADAELKKLKNMSPMSAEATVVRNYLDWMLSIPWGTKSRVKKDLGRAQEILDADHYGLEKVKERIVEYLAVQQRSKKLKGPILCLVGPPGVGKTSLGKSVAKATGREFIRISLGGVRDESEIRGHRRTYIGSMPGKIIQALKKAKTTNPLILLDEIDKMGQDFRGDPASAMLEVLDPEQNNTFMDHYLEVEYDLSNVMFLTTSNSYNMPGPLLDRMEIIPLSGYTEDEKREIAKQHLIGKQVKNHGLKAKEFELTDEALTEIIRTYTREAGVRNLEREIAKVARKSLTKIVKKEAEDVTVTADNLDDFLGVKKFRYGLAEKEDQVGVVTGLAYTSVGGELLSIEALRLPGKGRMKTTGKLGDVMKESIEAASSYVRSISPQIGVKPPQFDKLDIHVHVPDGATPKDGPSAGLAMVTAIVSVLTGIPVRKDIAMTGEVTLRGNASAIGGLKEKLLAALRGGVKTVLIPQENEKDLPEIPDNVKEGLEIIPVSHVSEVLKHALTAEPEPIEWDEAAEEAAAAKASIIGGDGASATAH from the coding sequence ATGCAAGAGCCTCTCAACTCCTCTTACCCCGTACTGCCGCTGCGCGACATTGTCGTGTTTCCGCATATGATCGTGCCCCTGTTTGTGGGCCGCGAAAAATCGGTGCGCGCGCTGGAAGAGGTGATGCAGGATGACAAGCAGATCCTGCTGTCGAGCCAGATCGACCCCTCGGTCGACGACCCTGAACAGGATGGTATTTTCAAGGCCGGTGTCCTGGCCAATGTTCTGCAACTGCTGAAGTTGCCCGATGGCACCGTCAAGGTGTTGGTCGAGGGCCAAGCGCGGGTGCGGATCACCGATTTTCTGGAAAACGACGCCTTCTTTGAGGCGCGCGCCGAGTATCTGACCGAGATGCCGGGTGACGTGACCACCACCGAGGCTCTGTTGCGTTCCGTGGGCGATGAGTTCGAGCGCTATGCCAAGGTGCGCAAGAACATCCCCGAGGAAGCCCTTGCCGCCGTTGGCGAGGCCACGGAACCGGCAAAGCTGGCTGATCTGGTGTCGGGTCACCTGGGTCTGGAGGTCGAGCAGAAGCAGGAGTTGCTGGAGACACTGTCCGTCAGCGAGCGGCTGGAGAAGGTCTATGGTCTGATGCAGGGCGAGATGAGCGTTCTGCAGGTCGAGAAAAAGATCAAAACCCGCGTCAAATCCCAGATGGAGAAGACGCAGCGTGAATATTACCTGAATGAGCAGATGAAGGCCATTCAGAAGGAGCTGGGTGATGGCGAGGACGGCGGCAACGAGGTTGCCGAGCTGGAAGCCAAGATCGCCGAGACCAAGCTGAGCAAAGAGGCCCGTGAAAAGGCCGATGCCGAGCTGAAAAAGCTCAAGAACATGTCGCCCATGTCGGCCGAGGCCACCGTGGTGCGCAACTATCTGGACTGGATGCTGTCGATCCCGTGGGGCACCAAATCCCGCGTCAAGAAAGACCTGGGCCGCGCTCAAGAGATCCTGGATGCGGATCACTATGGTCTTGAGAAGGTCAAAGAACGCATTGTCGAGTATCTGGCCGTGCAGCAGCGCTCGAAGAAGCTCAAGGGGCCGATCCTGTGCCTTGTTGGACCTCCGGGTGTTGGTAAAACCTCGCTTGGTAAATCGGTTGCCAAGGCGACCGGCCGTGAGTTCATCCGCATCAGCTTGGGTGGTGTGCGCGACGAAAGCGAGATTCGCGGTCACCGCCGGACATACATCGGCTCGATGCCGGGCAAGATCATCCAGGCGTTGAAAAAAGCCAAAACGACGAACCCGCTGATCCTGCTCGATGAGATCGACAAGATGGGGCAGGATTTCCGGGGCGACCCGGCGTCGGCGATGCTTGAGGTGCTGGATCCGGAGCAGAACAACACCTTCATGGATCACTATCTTGAGGTGGAATATGACCTGTCGAACGTGATGTTCCTGACCACATCGAACAGCTACAACATGCCCGGGCCGCTGCTCGACCGGATGGAGATCATTCCGCTGTCGGGTTATACCGAGGATGAAAAGCGCGAGATCGCCAAGCAGCATCTGATCGGCAAGCAGGTCAAGAACCATGGCCTGAAGGCCAAGGAGTTTGAACTGACCGACGAGGCGCTGACCGAGATCATCCGCACCTATACCCGCGAGGCGGGCGTGCGGAACCTGGAGCGTGAGATCGCCAAGGTGGCGCGGAAATCGCTGACCAAGATTGTCAAGAAAGAGGCTGAAGACGTCACCGTAACTGCCGATAATCTCGACGATTTCCTGGGGGTGAAGAAGTTCCGCTATGGTCTGGCCGAGAAAGAGGATCAGGTGGGTGTTGTCACCGGTCTGGCCTATACCAGCGTTGGTGGCGAGCTTTTGAGCATCGAGGCGCTGCGCCTGCCGGGCAAAGGGCGGATGAAGACCACCGGCAAGCTGGGCGACGTGATGAAAGAGTCGATTGAGGCGGCGTCATCCTATGTGCGCTCGATCAGCCCTCAGATCGGGGTTAAGCCACCGCAGTTCGACAAGCTGGACATCCACGTCCACGTGCCTGATGGCGCCACGCCCAAAGACGGGCCAAGCGCGGGTCTGGCCATGGTCACGGCCATCGTGTCGGTGCTGACCGGTATTCCGGTGCGCAAGGACATTGCCATGACGGGTGAGGTCACGCTGCGCGGCAATGCAAGCGCCATCGGTGGGTTGAAAGAAAAGCTGCTGGCGGCCCTGCGGGGCGGCGTTAAGACGGTGCTGATCCCGCAAGAGAACGAAAAGGATCTGCCCGAGATCCCGGACAACGTGAAAGAGGGGCTGGAGATCATCCCCGTCAGCCATGTCTCCGAGGTGCTGAAACACGCGCTAACGGCCGAGCCCGAGCCCATTGAATGGGACGAGGCCGCCGAAGAGGCCGCTGCGGCAAAGGCGTCGATCATCGGTGGGGACGGGGCTTCGGCTACGGCACACTGA
- a CDS encoding HU family DNA-binding protein: MAKSTTTASRTTRKTPARRTPSKAPTTKTATPETSAAPKAPEAKTAPVAATKSELPKVVKPAAADVVVPSNDGPEMKKRELIDLVVDRAGVKKKDAKPSIEAALAILGEAIASGRELNLQPLGKLRINRVEEKDNGRVIVCKLRQSNSTGPDEKEPLAEAAE, encoded by the coding sequence ATGGCTAAGAGCACGACAACCGCGTCGCGGACGACTCGCAAGACCCCCGCGCGCCGTACCCCGAGCAAGGCTCCGACAACAAAAACCGCAACACCCGAAACATCCGCGGCGCCCAAAGCGCCTGAGGCCAAGACGGCCCCCGTTGCGGCCACGAAATCCGAACTGCCCAAGGTGGTTAAACCGGCCGCGGCTGATGTGGTGGTTCCGTCGAATGACGGACCCGAGATGAAAAAGCGCGAGCTGATCGATCTGGTTGTGGATCGCGCCGGCGTCAAGAAAAAGGACGCAAAACCCTCGATCGAGGCTGCGTTGGCTATCCTGGGCGAGGCGATTGCGTCGGGGCGGGAATTGAACCTGCAACCGCTTGGCAAACTCCGCATCAATCGGGTCGAGGAAAAGGACAACGGCCGCGTGATCGTGTGCAAATTGCGCCAGAGCAATTCGACCGGTCCGGACGAAAAAGAACCCCTTGCAGAGGCGGCGGAGTAA
- a CDS encoding LacI family DNA-binding transcriptional regulator yields MTGTKIKNMEEFASVSGISRPTLSKFFNDPSSVRASTRKRIEQALETYDYQPNPYAVNQNRRLTKNIGIVVPNLADPFFAKIARTIEEHIIETGFRPVLLGSHGSPVMEIANLDNLRSLKPAGVLLAPLGRASDHKKIKAFCQDVPTVLFDANIDTIDEAFVGSNNDQSIDLIVDYLCRTGEPPSFFEMKSPTNPNAFKRRNAYLAAMDRLGHNPDLIQADGEGWEFEEIGFREGTRVVRDRNLPTNTILCSNDRLAIGLLSAAFEAGLRVGIGEECDLRIAGHDDHPFSKYTSPTLTTASQDYEAIAKKSASILLARIEGEGGADSPRETLFDGRLIMRSSA; encoded by the coding sequence ATGACTGGAACCAAAATCAAGAACATGGAAGAGTTTGCTTCCGTCAGTGGCATCTCGCGACCAACCCTGTCCAAGTTTTTTAACGATCCCAGCAGTGTGAGGGCATCCACGCGAAAGCGCATTGAGCAGGCGTTGGAGACGTATGACTACCAACCTAATCCCTATGCGGTGAACCAAAACCGCCGATTGACCAAGAACATCGGCATTGTCGTGCCCAACCTGGCGGACCCGTTCTTTGCAAAAATCGCGCGGACAATTGAAGAGCACATAATAGAGACCGGGTTCAGGCCGGTTCTGCTTGGCTCTCATGGCAGCCCGGTGATGGAGATAGCCAACCTCGATAACCTCCGCAGTCTCAAACCGGCCGGGGTTCTTCTTGCACCTTTGGGACGGGCGTCTGATCACAAGAAAATCAAGGCCTTTTGCCAAGACGTCCCAACGGTGCTGTTTGATGCGAACATTGATACGATAGACGAGGCATTTGTGGGGTCCAACAACGACCAGAGTATTGATCTGATTGTTGATTACCTTTGCCGGACGGGTGAGCCGCCCAGCTTTTTTGAAATGAAATCACCGACCAATCCGAATGCCTTCAAGCGTCGCAATGCTTATCTGGCCGCCATGGATCGGCTGGGGCACAACCCGGATCTGATCCAGGCTGACGGTGAGGGCTGGGAATTCGAAGAGATCGGGTTTCGTGAGGGCACGCGCGTTGTGCGGGACAGAAACCTTCCCACAAACACCATTCTGTGCAGCAACGACCGTCTGGCAATCGGTTTGCTTTCCGCCGCTTTCGAAGCCGGGCTGAGGGTTGGGATCGGCGAAGAGTGTGATTTGCGGATCGCAGGACACGACGATCACCCGTTTTCAAAATACACCAGTCCGACCCTGACAACGGCGTCGCAAGATTATGAGGCAATCGCCAAGAAAAGCGCCTCGATCTTGTTGGCGCGGATTGAGGGCGAAGGGGGCGCCGATTCGCCGCGCGAAACCTTGTTTGACGGGCGGTTGATCATGAGATCATCAGCCTGA